Proteins found in one Diorhabda carinulata isolate Delta chromosome 11, icDioCari1.1, whole genome shotgun sequence genomic segment:
- the LOC130899687 gene encoding myosin heavy chain 95F isoform X2, with amino-acid sequence MDDIVWARDHTDGYILGRITELLEDGVEVTPQSSKLPKRFLPFSEIFRANLDDNKDYDDNCEMMFLNEGSLLNNIRIRYYKDKIYSYVANILIAVNPYKDIPILYAPETIKNYKGKSLGQLPPHVFAIADKAYRDMLVLKQSQSIIVSGESGAGKTESTKHLLKFLCDNWGAEVGTLEKKILDANPVLEAFGNAKTTRNNNSSRFGKFIEVHFDNKFKVAGGHISHYLLEKSRICSAEGDERNYHIFYLLLAGAPDNLRSQLNLTQPDDFNYLKHGCTKYFTSTATEKKLDASRKSSDHKKGALNDILLDDVNGFLELDQALSRLEINESDRHYIYSTVAAVLHLGNIEFEDNPEDTRGGCRVIASKEKHLLIASKLLEIDPNELKQALISRVMQSARGGMKGTVIMVPLKTYEAVNARDALAKAIYSNLFDYIVNRINKSIPFQASTYYIGVLDIAGFEFFTVNSFEQFCINYCNEKLQQFFNDMILKSEQELYKREGLNVPEIQFVDNQDCIDVIETKNNGILTLLDEESKLPKPSYTHFTEEIHKIWSKEYRLGLPRSSKLKAHRNLRDNEGFLIRHFAGAVCYQTKYFIDKNNDALHASLEGIIQESGNKFIQALFSTSSTMKGKLTFSSVGNKFKIQLGELMEKLRSNGTNFIRCVKPNSKMVDQQFDGNLSLMQLKCSGMTTVLELMEYGYPSRTSFNELYQMYKQYIPKELTTLSPKQFCEAMFHALKLHDKDFKFGVTKVFFRPGKFAEFDNIMKSDTENMKNIIGQVKKWLVKSRWIKAQFCVLTVIKMKNKIAWRKEALIIVQKTIKGYLARKQHRHRILSLRNIRSLNTNLKQIEQSAQQLKKDKDLVTNGINTLKTQFDAAIDAIKKNEKMDKAAIEDLYKSLVDKVNQQMASLQKKIQEQKIAEEQERLRKIQEELEKQRKLKEEEERRLREEEENRRLKAEMEARRKIEEEERRKQEEADRLLALKLKKQHEKEEEEQRRLQEQEEQEKQDRELALRLAQESNGSIEESPPMTRNGTVEPDKIIKLNRSEAHRNHQASMANSKYDLSKWKYSDLRDTINTSCDIELLEACRHEFHRRLKVYHAWKAKNRKRNIMDENGRAPRSLIESAAKTPQRGIQKPVLDNNTQRFFRMAFQRPDNEPGSRGWWYAHFDGQYIARQMELHPNKAPVLLVAGKDDMQMCELSLEETGLTRRRGAEILENEFNKEWEKNGGSHYTRPADRK; translated from the exons atGGATGACATAGTGTGGGCTCGTGACCATACAGATGGTTACATTTTGGGAAGAATAACAGAACTACTAGAAGATGGAGTTGAAGTTACACCCCAAAGTTCCAAATTACCCAAAAGATTTCTACCGttcagtgaaatatttagaGCCAATCTAGATGACAATAAAGATTATGATGACAATT GTGAAATGATGTTTCTTAATGAGGGATCACTATTAAATAACATACGCATACGTTACTACaaagataaaatttat tcgTATGTTGCCAATATTTTAATAGCTGTTAACCCTTACAAAGACATTCCCATATTATATGCCCCAGAAACCATAAAAAACTACAAAGGGAAATCTTTGGGCCAACTACCACCACATGTATTTGCAATTGCTGATAAAG CCTATAGAGATATGTTAGTTTTGAAGCAATCACAATCTATAATAGTTAGTGGAGAATCTGGTGCTGGAAAAACTGAATCCACGAAACatttactgaaatttttatgCGACAATTGGGGAGCTGAGGTTGGTACTCTAGAAAAGAAAATCTTAGATGCCAATCCAGTATTAGAAGCATTCGGAAATGCTAAAACTACAAGAAACAATAACAGTTCAAG GTTTGGTAAATTTATAGAAGTTCATTTCGATAACAAATTTAAAGTAGCCGGTGGTCACATATCCCATTATCTTCTAGAAAAATCTAGGATATGTTCAGCTGAAGGGGATGAAAggaattatcatattttttatttgttattggcTGGAGCTCCAGATAACTTGAGAAGCCAATTGAATCTTACGCAACCCGATGACTTTAATTACTTAAAACATGGCTGTACGAA ATACTTCACTTCAACagctacagaaaaaaaattggatgctAGCCGAAAAAGTTCTGATCATAAAAAAGGGGCGCTTAATGATATTCTTTTGGATGATGTAAATGGTTTCCTGGAACTGGACCAAGCTTTGTCACGATTGGAAATCAATGAATCCGACAGACATTATATATATTCAACAGTGGCGGCTGTGCTACATTTGGGTAACATTGAATTTGAGGATAATCCCGAAGATACGAGGGGAGGATGCAGAGTAATTG CTTCAAAAGAAAAACACTTACTTATAGCATCTAAATTATTAGAAATCGATCCCAATGAACTTAAGCAGGCATTAATTTCACGAGTTATGCAGAGTGCACGAGGTGGAATGAAGGGAACTGTTATTATGGTACCTTTAAAAACTTATGAAGCGGTTAATGCAAGAGATGCATTAGCAAAAGCTATCTACAGCAATTTGTTCGACTATATTGTGAACAGGATAAATAAAAGTATACCATTTCAGGCATCTACTTATTATATAGGTGTCTTGGATATTGCTGGATTTG aattctttACTGTAAATAGTTTTGAACAATTCTGTATCAACTACTGCAATGAAAAACTACAACAATTCTTCAACGACATGATTTTAAAGTCTGAACAGGAATTGTACAAAAGGGAAGGTCTCAATGTACCAGAAATACAGTTTGTTGATAATCAAGATTGCATAG atgTAATAGAAACTAAAAACAATGGAATATTAACTCTTCTCGATGAGGAATCCAAACTTCCCAAACCCAGTTACACTCACTTCACTGaagaaattcacaaaatatggTCGAAAGAATATAGATTGGGACTTCCTAGATCTTCTAAACTAAAGGCACATCGCAACCTTAGGGATAACGAGGGTTTTTTGATAAGACATTTTGCTGGTGCAGTTTGTTATCAAACA aaatattttattgacaaaaataacGATGCTCTCCATGCATCCCTTGAAGGCATTATTCAAGAAAGTGGGaataaatttatacaagcaTTGTTTTCAACTTCAAGTACTATGAAAGGCAAACTTACATTTAGCAGTGTAGGAAATAAATTCAAGATTCAACTAGGAGAATTAATGGAGAAATTAAGGAGCAAC GGTACTAATTTTATTCGTTGTGTAAAGCCAAATTCTAAAATGGTGGATCAACAGTTTGATGGAAATTTGAGTTTAATGCAATTGAAATGTTCCGGAATGACAACTGTTTTAGAACTCATGGAATATGGGTATCCAAGTAGAACATCCTTCAATGAACTTTATCAAATGTACAAACAATATATACCCAAAGAACTAACAACTCTGTCGCCTAAACAATTCTGTGAA GCAATGTTTCATGCTTTGAAGCTCCACGACAAGGATTTCAAATTTGGTGTAACAAAAGTTTTCTTCAGACCAGGAAAATTTGCCGAGTTCGATAACATCATGAAATCTGATacggaaaatatgaaaaatataataggACAAGTGAAGAAATGGTTAGTTAAATCTAGATGGATTAAAGCACAATTCTGCGTGCTAACGGTGATCAAAA tgaaaaacaaaattgcTTGGAGAAAAGAGGCCCTTATTATTGTGCAGAAAACTATTAAAGGTTATTTGGCAAGAAAACAACACCGCCATAGAATATTATCATTGAGAAACATCCGAAGTTTGAACaccaatttaaaacaaattgaacagAGCGCCcaacaattgaaaaaagatAAAGATTTAGTTACAAATGGCATTAATACTTTGAAAACACAGTTTGACGCAGCTATAGATGCAATCAAG aaaaacgaGAAAATGGACAAGGCAGCAATTGAGGATTTGTATAAATCCCTAGTTGACAAAGTAAATCAACAAATGGCATCGCTACAAAAGAAAATCCAAGAACAGAAGATCGCCGAAGAGCAGGAACGTTTGAGGAAGATACAAGAGGAACTAGAGAAACAGAGAAAGTTGAAGGAAGAAGAAGAGCGAAGATTGAGAGAGGAAGAGGAAAACAGAAGACTTAAAGCTGAGATGGAAGCTAGAAGGAAGATagaggaagaagaaagaagGAAGCAG GAAGAAGCTGATAGATTATTGGCATTGAAACTTAAAAAGCAGCATgaaaaagaagaggaagaaCAAAGACGATTgcaagaacaagaagaacaggAAAAGCAAGATAGGGAACTTGCTCTACGCCTTGCGCAAGAAAGCAATGGTTCTATCGAAGAAAGTCCACCGATGACACGCAA CGGCACGGTAGAACCAGACAAAATCATCAAGTTGAACAG ATCAGAAGCTCACAGAAACCACCAAGCATCTATGGCCAACAGCAAGTACGATCTATCTAAATGGAAATACTCAGATTTACGTGATACTATCAACACGTCCTGTGATATCGAACTGCTAGAAGCTTGCCGACATGAATTCCACCGTCGACTTAAG gtatACCACGCATGGAAGGCGAAGAACCGTAAACGTAACATTATGGACGAAAATGGTCGCGCTCCACGTTCTCTCATAGAATCTGCTGCAAAAACTCCTCAAAGAGGTATACAAAAACCTGTTTTAGACAATAACACTCAAAGGTTTTTCCGTATGGCATTTCAGCGACCTGATAACGAACCTGGTAGCCGTGGATGGTGGTACGCTCATTTTGATGGCCAGTATATTGCCCGACAGATGGAATTGCACCCAAATAAAGCTCCTGTATTGTTAGTTGCAG gAAAAGATGACATGCAAATGTGTGAATTGTCTTTAGAAGAAACTGGATTAACACGTAGACGTGGTGCAGAGATCCTGGAAAACGAATTTAATAAAGAATGGGAAAAAAATGGTGGTTCCCATTACACCCGTCCAGCTGACAGAAAATAA